ACCGGCCAGCGCACCGTTATGCACGAAGCCCGGGTCATTGCGGCCGGCGATTAGGGCCGCCACGACGCCGCCGACCATGGCCATCAGCGAGTTGAGGGCGACAAGCCCGGACACGCCTTCGAGCGAGCCCGCGGTCATGACATTGAAGCCGAACCAGCCGATGCACAGCATCCAGGAGCCCATGGCGAGCCAGGGAATGTTGGACGGCGGAATGCCCTGTGCGTTGGGGTGGCCCGGGCGGTAGCGGCCGATGCGCGGCCCAAGCACCAGAATGGCGCCCAGGGCGATCCAGCCGCCGACCGCATGCACCACGACGGAGCCCGCGAAGTCGTGGAAGGGGGCGCCGAGATTGTTTTCAAAGAAGGCCTGGAGACCATAATTGCCGCCCCAGATCAGACCTTCGAAGAAGGGGTAAAGGAGGCCGACGATGATGGCGGTGGCCATGGCCTGCGGCCAGAATTTGGCGCGCTCGGCGATGCCGCCGGAGATGATCGCCGGGATGGCGGCGGCGAAGGTCGCCAGGAAGAAGAACTTCACAAGGTCGAGGCCGGAGGCTGCGAAGGCGACACCGTCCGGACCCGGCGCATTGCCGGACAGCACGGCGGCGGAGAAGAAGAAAGTGGTGCCATAGGCGACGGCGAAGCCGACGAAGAAGTAGGCGATGGTGGAGATGGAGAAATCCACCAGGATCTTCACCAGGGCGTTCACCTGGTTCTTGCGGCGCACGGTGCCGACTTCGAGGAATGCGAAGCCGCCATGCATGGCGAACACGAGGATGGCGCCAATCAGCACAAAGAATACGTCTGCGCCGGTCATCACCGTGGACACGGTGGCCGGATCAAGGTCTCCCATGGGTCTTTCCCCTCCAGGCGGGTGCTGCCATACGGGCCTTGGATGGCCGGTTTTGCGGCAGGTCGTGGGTGTTGAAGATGGCTTGCGCACTCAAGTGCTGTGCCAGCCCAAATGACAGGCAGCGAAAGCCTAGGGCTAACAACAGGTTAACGCCAGAGCGCCCATGCGGGCGGCAGGCTGCCCAATGGCTGTGCGCCTATTTTTGAGGCAGCAAATCTAGGCAGAGCGCCTGTTCCTTAGGCAATAAAAAAAGGGCCCGGCGGTGATCCGCCAGGCCCTGAAGGTGGGAGGTTGCCCGTTCACGCGGCCGTCCAAGGGAGACAGGCCAGAAGCGGGCGAGGGAAAACAACAGGAGCACCGGGCGGCCCGAAGGCTGCCCGGTGCGAGAGCGTTAGATGGTCTGAGACCCGCGGCCGAATTCCGGGTAGGCCTCGAGGCCAAGCTCGGCGCGGTCGAGACCGTCGAACTCTTCCTCGGAGGTGGCCCGGATGCCGATGGTGAAGCGGAGCACCAGCCAGAAGACCAGGCTTGCCACCACCACGAAGGCGCCGATGGAGGCCACACCGATGAACTGGGTCACGAAGTTCGTGTCCGTGTTCGTCAGCGGCACGGCCATGGTGCCCCAGATACCGGCCAGCAGGTGGACCGGGATGGCGCCGACCACATCATCGATGTGCAGGCGATCAAGGAGCGGCACCGTGAAGACCACGATCACGCCGCCGATGCCGCCGATGATGGCAGCCATGGCGAAGGTCGGGGCCAGCGGTTCGGCGGTGATGGACACCAGACCGGCCAGGGCACCGTTCAGCGCCATGGTCAGGTCAACCTTCTTGTAGACGACCTGGGTAAGGATCATCGCCACAACACAGCCTGCAGCAGCGGCGATGTTGGTGTTGGCGAAGATGCGGCTCACGTCAGAGGCGTCACCCAGCGTGCCGAGGGCAAGCTGCGAACCGCCGTTGAAGCCGAACCAGCCGAGCCACAGGATGAAAGTACCCAGCGTGGCGAGCGGCAGGGACGAACCCGGGATCGCGTTGATCTGGCCGTCCGGACCGTACTTGCCGGTGCGGGCGCCGAGGATGATGGCACCAACCAGAGCGGCCCAGCCGCCGGTGGAGTGCACGAGGGTGGAACCCGCGAAGTCCGAGAAACCCATCTCGGAGAGCCAGCCACCGCCCCACTGCCAGGACGCCTGGATCGGGTAGATGAAGCCGGTAAGGATCGCCACGAAGATCAGGAACGGCCACAGCTTGATGCGCTCGGCAACCGTACCGGACACGATGGACGCGGTGGTTGCGCAGAACACCATCTGGAAGAACCAGTCGGACGTGCCTGCTGCGTAGGTGAGATCCTCGGCATCGTGAGCCGGGTGCGAGAACCATGTGAAGGAGCCGAGATAGCCACCGTCGACGCCGTCATACATGAGGTTGTAGCCCACCAGCCAGTACATCAGACCGGCAATGGAGAAGAGGGCAATGTTCTTAGTGCACTGCATGGCCACGTTCTTGGAGCGGACGAGACCCGCTTCCAGCATGGCGAAACCGGCCGCCATCCACATGACCAGGAAGCCGCCGATCAGGAACAGCAGCGTGTTGAATACGAAATAGGCTTCTTCCGGCGAGGTCGACGGCGGAGCCTCTTCCTGCGCGAGTGCCGGGTCCACCAGCATCACGCCTGTCAGGGCTGCCGCAACGGCGATGCCCCAGTATTTCTTCAGGTTGTCCATTCAGATTTCTCCTCTCACACGAAATCTTCTAGAGGGCGTCGCCGTCGGTCTCGCCGGTGCGGATGCGCATGACTTGATCGATCGGGTAAACGAAGATCTTGCCGTCGCCGATCTGGCCGGTCTTGGCGTTGGACGCGATCGAGTCCACGACCTGGTCGACCTGCTCGTCCTTGATGACGACTTCGACTTTGAGTTTCGGCAGGAAGCTCACGGCGTATTCCGCGCCGCGATAGACTTCGGTGTGGCCCTTTTGCCGCCCGAAGCCCTTTACTTCCGTCACCGTCAGACCCTGGACGCCGAGCGAGGTCAGTGCCTCGCGGACTTCGTCCAGTTTGAACGGCTTGATGACTGCCATTACGAGTTTCACTTGGGCCTCCTTCGCATCGTTTGGCCGTTTTCTGTTTGGCCGGTGGTTTGTGTCCCGGAGAAAACGCGCTTCGAGGCACGTCCCAGCCCCCCAGGTGCGGTTAAGGACTCATGAAGCGTGCCAAACCGGCAGAAAATGCCTAAGCTGTTGATTCGTAGGGCAGTTTTGAATCGCCGATGACTCAAAGAGCGGCAGATGATGCCTGTTTATGCACATTATTTGGGCATTGATGCTTCAATGCCTATTTTTTATGCGTACTGGCTAGACTGCGGTCTGCTTCAGCTTTTCCCGGCCTAATCATCGCGCTAGGTTTCGTCTTGATTTCCTAGAAAAGCGCCGCCGGGCCGCCGGTGGCGACGCCAAACGGCAGGCCCGGGCAACGGGACCGCCGCAAGAAAACCCCAGGGAGGGGAAACGAATGAGTTACTGGAAGGGCCCGGGGTCGGTGACCCCAGCCATGGCCGGTCTTGCCATTGGCGCGGTCTTCATCGTGTCAGCACTTGCGCTGGGTCCCGGCGGGTCGACGGGGACAGCGCCCGCGCCGGCCGAGATGGATCAGACGGCTGACACACCCGCTTCCGAAGAGGCCGGGGCCCAAGAGGCTGGGGCCGACGCAGCCGCCGCTGCTGCTGTTCCCTCAATTGAGGAGGCAACACAGATCACCAAGGCGCGGATCGTTGCCGCCGATAGCGAGCCACAGAACTGGCTGTCGCACGGCCGCACCTACTCCGAGCAGCGCTACTCGCCGCTCACCCAGGTCAATGCGGACAATGTGGATGAGCTGGGGCTCGCATGGTCCTACGAGATGTATACGACGCGTGGTCTTGAGGCCTCGCCGATCGTCGTGGACGGCTACATGTTCGTGACCGGCAATTGGGGCGTGACCCATGCGATTGACGCGCGCACCGGCGAAGAGCTGTGGATGTTCGACCCGAAAGTGCCGGGCGAGTGGGGCCGCTATGGCTGCTGTGACGTGGTCAACCGCGGCGTGGCCGTGTGGGAAGGCAAGGTCTATGTGGCCTCCTTCGACGGCCGCCTGCATGCGCTGGACGCCAAGACAGGCAC
The sequence above is drawn from the Pyruvatibacter mobilis genome and encodes:
- a CDS encoding ammonium transporter, producing the protein MDNLKKYWGIAVAAALTGVMLVDPALAQEEAPPSTSPEEAYFVFNTLLFLIGGFLVMWMAAGFAMLEAGLVRSKNVAMQCTKNIALFSIAGLMYWLVGYNLMYDGVDGGYLGSFTWFSHPAHDAEDLTYAAGTSDWFFQMVFCATTASIVSGTVAERIKLWPFLIFVAILTGFIYPIQASWQWGGGWLSEMGFSDFAGSTLVHSTGGWAALVGAIILGARTGKYGPDGQINAIPGSSLPLATLGTFILWLGWFGFNGGSQLALGTLGDASDVSRIFANTNIAAAAGCVVAMILTQVVYKKVDLTMALNGALAGLVSITAEPLAPTFAMAAIIGGIGGVIVVFTVPLLDRLHIDDVVGAIPVHLLAGIWGTMAVPLTNTDTNFVTQFIGVASIGAFVVVASLVFWLVLRFTIGIRATSEEEFDGLDRAELGLEAYPEFGRGSQTI
- a CDS encoding P-II family nitrogen regulator: MKLVMAVIKPFKLDEVREALTSLGVQGLTVTEVKGFGRQKGHTEVYRGAEYAVSFLPKLKVEVVIKDEQVDQVVDSIASNAKTGQIGDGKIFVYPIDQVMRIRTGETDGDAL
- a CDS encoding ammonium transporter; the protein is MGDLDPATVSTVMTGADVFFVLIGAILVFAMHGGFAFLEVGTVRRKNQVNALVKILVDFSISTIAYFFVGFAVAYGTTFFFSAAVLSGNAPGPDGVAFAASGLDLVKFFFLATFAAAIPAIISGGIAERAKFWPQAMATAIIVGLLYPFFEGLIWGGNYGLQAFFENNLGAPFHDFAGSVVVHAVGGWIALGAILVLGPRIGRYRPGHPNAQGIPPSNIPWLAMGSWMLCIGWFGFNVMTAGSLEGVSGLVALNSLMAMVGGVVAALIAGRNDPGFVHNGALAGLVAVCAGSDVMHPIGSLVTGGVAGALFVITFQLAQNRWKIDDVLGVWPLHGLCGAWGGIACGIFGLEALGGLGGVTFGAQLVGTALGAAYALIVGYAVYLLLNAVMGIRLTEEDEARGADLAIHQISAYPEEDLSAR